The window CGCGAGGGAAACGGCCCCGAACAGCAACGCCGCAGGTGCATGTGTGGGATTGACGCAGATTCCCGTGACGACTGCGCAGAGGGGTAGCGCCAGGAGCAACGGTCGCCGGCCGAGGACCCGGGACTGCTGCAGAACAAAGAAGAGAGGAAAGACGAGGACTGCGCTGTGGGCCAACCTCGGAGTGCCTTCGAGCATTTCTCGCGACGGAGCGAAGACTGCATTGAAACAGAGATATGCCACGCCGAAGTGAACCAGGCCCAGACTGACGAGCGCCCGGGGGCGCTGGGCGGATTGGCTCAAGACGGCGAAGGCCGCTCCGCAGAAAAGAGTGAACTGGACGTAGGGGCCGATGTTCACGACTTGCACTGGATGCAGGCCGGATAGCAAAGCCAAAATAAAATTGAGACAAGAAAATCCGCTGGGGTACACCATCCATGCGTCTGAGAACGGCATGAGGTCGTAGAAGAGATGCCCCCGTTCGATCAGAACCTTGGTATAGAACGCGTGGATGTCCGGATCCGAGGACGGGGTATAGAGCAGGTCGAGTTTTTGAAACGCGATTGCCGCAAGCCAGCTCAGCCATGACAGCTGGACGATCAAGCTGGGTAGCCGACTTCGCAGGGGTTGTGAGATCAACCTTGGGAGTTCGGGGTAACGACGCAATGCAAACCAGACAAGCGCGCCCTCGGCCAGCATGACCTCCGGAACCGAAATGCCCGGAAGTCCCACCGCACTGCAGAGCGCGGAGCGGATGTACACGTATCCCAGCGCGATCACCTGTCCGAGCAACATATGACTTGCGATCGCGAGATGCCGGGGGCTCTCGAGCTCGAGCAGTCGGGATGCGCCCCAGCCGATGGCGGCCAGGTGCGTCAGTCCAACGGCGAGCTTGGCGAGCGCGGCTCCGGTGTTGAACGATGACAACACACTGTTGAGCCCTGAGAGGGACAGAATGATTGCGAGCGAGATCGCCACGAGCCGAGGGTCAGCCGCAAATCGGCTTGCCGTCGAACCCTCGGTCATCGCGCGCCCACGGCCCCAAGGCCGTGAAACCGCTCGGCATCGAGTTCGACGACTGCCTCGACGACTGCGGCGTGAATTTCAGAAACCCCGGGACGTGCGTCGATTCTTCTGGCCCAGGGCAGGTCCATCGACCCAAAAATTTTCTCCGCGCGGGTGAGAAACTCGAGTTCTTCGAATGCGGGCTCCGCGATCCCACCCCGGGCGTTGACCCGGGCGAGACCCGCGGCGGCTGGAATTTCGAAGATCAGGGCAAGGTCGGGTTCGGGAAATTCGCTGCGGTTGGCGCGCAGAATCTCGTCGGCGTCGAGACCCCGGGCTCCCTGGTAGGCGACGTTCGAAAGCCAGTAGCGATCGGACAACACGATGGCGCCGTTGGCCAGCCCGGGCTCGAGTACTTCGCGTACATGCTCGCGGCGATCTTCCATGAACCACTCGAGCTCCTGCTCGGGGCTAACGCGTTCATCCGAGCGCGCCATTTTGCGAATGCGCGTTCCCACTGGACCGTCGGTGGGTTCTTTGGTGCGAACGACCGGACGTTGTTCCGCGCGCAGCCTTTCGCACAACAGGTCGGACAACAGATCGAGCTGAGTGCTCTTCCCGCATCCATCCAGGCCTTCAAAGACAATCAGTAATCCGCGCTCCACGAATCCTCCGTCTATCTATTCACAGACCTGCGCGACCTTGCGCCCTGAAGCTTAGC is drawn from Myxococcales bacterium and contains these coding sequences:
- the tmk gene encoding dTMP kinase; the protein is MERGLLIVFEGLDGCGKSTQLDLLSDLLCERLRAEQRPVVRTKEPTDGPVGTRIRKMARSDERVSPEQELEWFMEDRREHVREVLEPGLANGAIVLSDRYWLSNVAYQGARGLDADEILRANRSEFPEPDLALIFEIPAAAGLARVNARGGIAEPAFEELEFLTRAEKIFGSMDLPWARRIDARPGVSEIHAAVVEAVVELDAERFHGLGAVGAR